One bacterium DNA segment encodes these proteins:
- a CDS encoding type II toxin-antitoxin system RelE/ParE family toxin, whose protein sequence is MIKSFHDNETQKIYSRERSRRLADLIQQIALRKLRMLNAATLKDLRIPPANRLEKLSGNRFGQYSIRINDRWRICFRWEEGDAYDVKVVDYH, encoded by the coding sequence GTGATCAAGTCCTTTCATGATAACGAAACTCAGAAGATCTATTCCAGGGAAAGGTCGCGCAGGCTAGCGGATTTGATCCAGCAAATCGCTCTGAGAAAACTGAGAATGCTCAACGCCGCAACGCTGAAGGACTTGAGAATTCCACCGGCAAACAGATTGGAGAAGCTATCCGGAAATCGCTTCGGACAGTACAGTATCAGAATCAATGATCGATGGCGGATTTGTTTTCGCTGGGAGGAAGGAGATGCTTATGATGTCAAAGTTGTCGATTATCACTGA
- a CDS encoding HigA family addiction module antitoxin has protein sequence MKKKKLHPVHPGEVLQEEFLKPMGLSQNKLALNIGVPARRINEIVLQKRKVTADTALRLARFFGTSAQFWLGLQSQYDLDVASDKLADRLVKEVKEYTTVA, from the coding sequence ATGAAAAAGAAGAAATTACATCCGGTCCATCCGGGAGAAGTTCTGCAAGAAGAATTTCTGAAGCCGATGGGACTGAGCCAGAACAAGCTTGCACTCAATATCGGTGTTCCTGCGCGGAGAATCAACGAGATCGTGCTTCAGAAAAGAAAAGTTACGGCTGATACGGCTCTGAGGTTAGCCAGGTTTTTTGGTACGTCCGCGCAATTTTGGCTTGGCTTGCAGTCACAGTACGATTTGGATGTCGCCTCAGACAAGCTAGCGGACCGGCTGGTCAAAGAAGTCAAAGAGTATACAACTGTTGCATGA
- a CDS encoding type II toxin-antitoxin system VapC family toxin: MIIPDINLVVYAYNKLAPHHQQAKKWWEQILTEETLVGIPWAVTFGFIRLMTHRQVLVNPVRVEVCCDMVEEWYARPNVQPLEPGPRHFSIFRDFLSHTGTGGNLVTDAHIAALAVEHSCELHSNDTDFSRFPGLNWLNPLE; the protein is encoded by the coding sequence ATGATTATCCCCGACATTAATTTGGTTGTGTATGCGTACAACAAACTTGCTCCGCATCATCAGCAAGCGAAGAAGTGGTGGGAACAAATACTCACTGAGGAAACTCTGGTTGGAATTCCCTGGGCAGTAACATTTGGTTTCATCCGCCTCATGACACATCGTCAGGTTCTAGTTAATCCAGTTCGCGTAGAAGTGTGCTGCGACATGGTAGAGGAATGGTACGCAAGACCGAATGTGCAGCCGCTTGAGCCAGGGCCAAGACATTTTTCTATTTTTAGAGATTTTTTGTCACATACAGGTACCGGGGGCAATCTCGTAACGGATGCACACATCGCCGCGCTCGCAGTTGAACATTCTTGTGAACTTCATTCCAATGACACCGATTTCTCGCGTTTCCCAGGCCTGAACTGGTTGAATCCGCTTGAATGA
- a CDS encoding antitoxin yields MRTTVTLDDDVVRELKARAKQTDKSFKQVLNDSLRLAFSSSRASIRKMKPFRVRPHSSALRPGIDFEKLNQLVDQLEVEERLVGAGVRPARQGARRVR; encoded by the coding sequence ATGAGAACCACTGTAACGCTTGATGATGACGTCGTCCGGGAACTGAAAGCTCGTGCAAAACAAACGGACAAAAGTTTTAAGCAGGTATTGAATGATTCATTACGTTTGGCATTCAGCTCATCCCGTGCTTCGATTCGGAAGATGAAGCCATTTCGTGTTCGTCCACACTCTTCGGCGCTCCGCCCTGGAATCGATTTTGAAAAGTTAAATCAGTTAGTTGATCAATTGGAAGTAGAAGAAAGACTTGTGGGGGCAGGCGTAAGACCTGCCCGTCAAGGTGCGCGCCGCGTTCGATGA
- a CDS encoding prepilin-type N-terminal cleavage/methylation domain-containing protein: MNKIAHTWEKGVTLIEVLVVIGIVGLIVLIFTPSFLRMMNTYRVSTSTSQLAVQIRFARNAAIKKRFEYQMEIRNESHATAPNTYTITSDEGTKDFSMDQFAKISATDTTLSTIIFGTRGSATAGIIVLESKVNSDTRYQITITPAGGVRIDRLS; encoded by the coding sequence ATGAACAAAATCGCTCATACATGGGAAAAAGGAGTAACCCTCATTGAAGTCCTGGTTGTGATTGGCATTGTAGGTTTAATCGTCTTGATCTTCACGCCATCTTTTTTGCGAATGATGAACACATATCGGGTGAGTACTTCCACTTCTCAGTTAGCCGTTCAAATCCGGTTTGCCAGAAATGCAGCAATAAAGAAACGATTCGAATATCAAATGGAAATCAGGAATGAAAGCCACGCCACAGCCCCCAATACCTACACAATTACTTCTGACGAGGGCACCAAGGATTTCAGCATGGATCAATTTGCAAAAATTAGCGCTACTGATACGACTCTTTCCACGATCATCTTTGGTACGAGAGGCAGTGCAACAGCAGGAATTATTGTTTTGGAAAGCAAAGTGAATTCTGATACTCGCTACCAGATCACCATTACGCCTGCTGGAGGTGTCCGAATTGATCGACTGTCTTAA
- a CDS encoding prepilin-type N-terminal cleavage/methylation domain-containing protein: MEYKPKEENRSLGQQGFSLVELLVALLILAIVVTGIVTSLPNAYRNITISGRVSTMTHLANRKLEELRGKAGANWADSDLTIGSHPATAAERMVTGYNGYSITWEVIDGPVSGTMKSVIIEAGFLLYETDGTPRASVLPETRSQRFLTMMAK; the protein is encoded by the coding sequence ATGGAATACAAACCTAAAGAAGAGAATCGTTCATTGGGACAGCAGGGATTTTCCCTTGTTGAGCTTTTGGTTGCTTTATTAATTCTTGCAATCGTGGTTACTGGAATCGTTACATCTCTTCCCAACGCATACCGGAATATTACGATTTCAGGAAGAGTATCTACCATGACGCACCTGGCAAACAGAAAACTGGAAGAATTAAGAGGTAAAGCAGGAGCGAATTGGGCTGACTCAGATTTAACCATTGGATCTCATCCTGCTACAGCAGCCGAACGTATGGTAACAGGATACAACGGCTACTCAATAACATGGGAAGTGATTGATGGACCCGTATCAGGGACGATGAAATCCGTCATTATTGAAGCGGGGTTCCTTTTATATGAAACCGATGGCACTCCACGCGCATCAGTACTTCCCGAAACCAGGTCACAGAGATTTCTTACAATGATGGCGAAATAA